The Pseudomonadota bacterium DNA window TGCCTGCCTGACCGCGATCGCGGCCCTGCCGCCGAGCGACGTCGTGCTGTTCGTGGACGGGGATCGCTCCTGCGTGCCCGAGCAAGCTCTACGCTTGCTCCACGGCATCGCCGACGGGGCGGACCTCACCATCGGCTCGCGGGTGCTCGGCACCCAGGAGGCGGGTGCCCTCACCCCGGCGCAGCGCTTCGGCAACTGGCTCGCCTCGCGCCTGATCCGCCTCCTGTGGGGGGCCCGCGTAAGCGACTTGGGGCCCTATCGCGCCATTCGCCGTACCGCCCTGGCGCGCATCGCCATGCGCGATCGTGCCTTTGGTTGGACCGTCGAGATGCAGGTCAAGGCGATCCAGCACGGCTTGGACGTACGGGAGTTCCCCGTCGACAGTCTGGTGCGGATCGGCAGGTCGAAGATCAGCGGCACCGTGCGCGGCACCGTCGGCGCCGCACGGGGCATTCTCGGCACGATCTTCCACCTGCGCCTGCAGCAGCTGTTGAGGCGTCTGCCCGAGGGCGAGGTCTCGCCGGCCTCCGTGCCCAGCCCGCAGAGCTCCGGGGGCGAGGGTTGATGGATACCGCGCTACCCACCCTCGTCATCTTCTGCAAAC harbors:
- a CDS encoding glycosyltransferase family 2 protein, giving the protein MYRQLVVSAVVPALNEEGAIAQVVTGLLALRHEGESVVDHVVVCDNGSTDKSALRALAVGAQVVYAGVPGYGNACLTAIAALPPSDVVLFVDGDRSCVPEQALRLLHGIADGADLTIGSRVLGTQEAGALTPAQRFGNWLASRLIRLLWGARVSDLGPYRAIRRTALARIAMRDRAFGWTVEMQVKAIQHGLDVREFPVDSLVRIGRSKISGTVRGTVGAARGILGTIFHLRLQQLLRRLPEGEVSPASVPSPQSSGGEG